A genome region from Macaca fascicularis isolate 582-1 chromosome 3, T2T-MFA8v1.1 includes the following:
- the TFF3 gene encoding trefoil factor 3 encodes MRESPGAARARRESPPQANNPERLCKHRGINEASWTMKCVLSCIPEPTVVMAARALCVLGLVLALVSSSSAEYVGLSANQCAVPAKDRVDCGYPQVTPEQCNNRGCCFDSSIVGVPWCFKPLQEQGECSF; translated from the exons ATGCGGGAGAGTCCAGGAGCAGCCAGAGCCAGGAGGGAGAGCCCTCCCCAAGCAAACAATCCAGAGCGGCTGTGCAAACACCGGGGCATAAATGAGGCCTCCTGGACCATGAAGTGTGTCCTGAGCTGCATCCCGGAGCCCACGGTAGTCATGGCGGCCAGAGCTCTCTGTGTGCTGGGGCTGGTCCTGGCCTTGGTGTCCTCCAGCTCTGCTGAGTACGTGGGCCTGT CTGCAAACCAGTGTGCCGTGCCGGCCAAGGACAGGGTGGACTGCGGCTACCCCCAGGTCACCCCCGAGCAGTGCAACAACCGGGGCTGCTGCTTTGACTCCAGCATCGTTGGAGTGCCTTGGTGCTTCAAACCCCTGCAGGAACAAGGAG AATGCTCGTTCTGA